The proteins below come from a single Halomonas binhaiensis genomic window:
- the hflD gene encoding high frequency lysogenization protein HflD, which produces MNESVPIHRAPESPIARQVIALAGVFQAAHLADSLARTGQADSRAWETQINATLETQPPTFESVYGGHPNNLRIGLETLEAVVGKRQVNPVVLRYGFSIMLLMNRLRSDNAMMDDLGARLERIRAQAEHFGNTHENVVASLGEAYQQTISTLKNRIVIQGDPSLLQSPMMPERIRATLLSGIRFALLWHQQGGRRWKLMFQRNSLKRALDEL; this is translated from the coding sequence ATGAACGAGTCCGTCCCGATTCACCGCGCCCCCGAGTCGCCCATCGCACGCCAGGTCATCGCCCTGGCAGGTGTGTTCCAGGCCGCTCACCTGGCCGACTCCCTGGCTCGCACTGGACAGGCCGATAGCCGCGCCTGGGAAACCCAGATCAATGCCACACTGGAAACCCAGCCGCCGACCTTCGAGTCAGTTTACGGTGGCCACCCCAACAACCTGCGCATTGGTCTCGAAACGCTGGAGGCCGTTGTAGGTAAACGCCAGGTCAACCCTGTGGTACTGCGCTATGGCTTCAGCATCATGTTGCTGATGAACAGACTACGCAGTGACAACGCCATGATGGATGACCTGGGTGCACGTCTGGAACGTATTCGGGCCCAGGCGGAACACTTCGGCAACACCCACGAGAATGTTGTTGCCAGCCTCGGCGAGGCTTACCAGCAAACAATTTCGACGCTCAAGAATCGCATCGTCATCCAGGGCGACCCTAGCCTGCTGCAAAGTCCCATGATGCCGGAACGCATTCGTGCCACCTTGCTATCAGGTATTCGCTTCGCCCTGCTGTGGCATCAACAAGGGGGGCGCCGCTGGAAACTGATGTTCCAGCGCAACTCTCTCAAACGTGCCCTGGACGAACTCTGA
- the mnmA gene encoding tRNA 2-thiouridine(34) synthase MnmA encodes MSAPTGKVIVGMSGGVDSSVSALRLLEQGYEVEGLFMKNWDEDDGTEYCTAKEDLADAQAVCDKLGIKLHTANFAAEYWDNVFEHFLAEYKAGRTPNPDILCNREIKFKVFLDYAEMLGADLIATGHYVRGGERDGRPRLLKGLDANKDQSYFLHAVPEAAIARTLFPVGEIEKPQVRAIAERHGLVTAKKKDSTGICFIGERRFSDFLKQYLPAQPGAIETPDGDRIGEHMGLMYYTLGQRQGLGIGGLASYPEEPWYVAAKDLERNVLIAVQGKHHPLLYTDSLSTEAMDWVAGVAPASEGRFTAKTRYRQTDVPCTMRTRPDGGVDVHFDEAQRAVTPGQSLVLYSGDVCLGGGVINATWNAQEKAA; translated from the coding sequence ATGTCCGCGCCCACCGGCAAAGTCATCGTCGGCATGTCCGGCGGTGTCGACTCCTCCGTCTCGGCCTTGCGCCTGCTTGAACAAGGCTACGAAGTAGAAGGCCTGTTCATGAAGAATTGGGACGAGGACGACGGCACTGAATACTGTACCGCCAAGGAAGACCTGGCGGACGCCCAGGCTGTGTGCGACAAGCTCGGCATCAAACTGCATACGGCCAATTTCGCGGCAGAATACTGGGACAATGTCTTCGAACACTTCCTCGCCGAATACAAGGCGGGGCGCACGCCCAATCCCGATATCCTGTGCAACCGTGAAATCAAGTTCAAAGTCTTCCTCGACTACGCAGAGATGCTCGGTGCCGACCTGATCGCCACCGGTCATTATGTGCGTGGTGGTGAACGCGACGGCCGTCCACGCCTGCTCAAGGGCCTGGATGCCAATAAAGATCAGAGCTACTTCCTGCATGCTGTACCGGAAGCCGCCATCGCTCGCACACTGTTCCCAGTGGGCGAGATCGAAAAACCTCAGGTCCGCGCCATCGCTGAACGCCACGGTCTTGTCACGGCGAAGAAAAAGGACTCCACCGGTATCTGCTTCATCGGGGAACGCCGTTTCTCCGACTTTCTCAAGCAATACCTGCCAGCCCAGCCAGGCGCTATCGAAACGCCAGATGGTGACAGGATCGGCGAGCACATGGGGCTGATGTACTACACCCTGGGTCAGCGTCAGGGGCTGGGTATCGGCGGACTGGCCAGCTACCCCGAAGAACCCTGGTACGTGGCGGCCAAGGACCTAGAGCGCAATGTGCTGATTGCCGTACAAGGCAAGCACCATCCGCTGCTGTACACCGACAGCCTGTCCACCGAAGCCATGGACTGGGTGGCAGGTGTCGCACCTGCCAGCGAAGGACGTTTCACCGCCAAGACACGTTATCGCCAGACAGACGTCCCCTGCACCATGCGCACACGCCCCGATGGTGGTGTCGATGTTCACTTCGACGAGGCGCAACGCGCCGTGACACCCGGCCAGTCTCTCGTGCTCTACTCTGGAGATGTGTGCCTCGGTGGCGGGGTGATCAATGCAACCTGGAATGCGCAGGAGAAAGCGGCATGA
- a CDS encoding NUDIX domain-containing protein, with the protein MMRWTPHVTVATVVERAGRFLMVEEGRGGPHTLFNQPAGHLEPGERIQDGALREVAEETAWRVGITDYLGMYVYHAPDGQTFHSHAFFGMALAHLGNELDPGILDIHWLTLEEVEELDRQGRLRSPLVLRRIRDALAGKTYPMEVLHER; encoded by the coding sequence ATGATGCGCTGGACACCCCACGTTACCGTGGCCACCGTGGTAGAGCGTGCAGGCCGCTTCCTGATGGTGGAAGAAGGCCGCGGAGGCCCGCACACCCTGTTCAACCAGCCGGCGGGCCACCTTGAGCCTGGAGAACGCATCCAGGACGGTGCCCTGCGAGAGGTTGCCGAGGAGACCGCATGGAGGGTCGGCATCACCGACTATCTTGGCATGTATGTCTACCATGCGCCGGACGGACAGACCTTCCATAGTCACGCCTTCTTCGGCATGGCCCTGGCCCACCTCGGCAACGAACTGGACCCGGGCATCCTCGACATTCACTGGCTGACCCTGGAGGAAGTCGAAGAGCTCGACAGGCAAGGCCGCCTGCGCAGCCCACTGGTGCTGCGTCGTATTCGTGATGCCCTGGCCGGCAAGACCTACCCCATGGAGGTGCTTCACGAACGGTAA
- a CDS encoding pseudouridine synthase: MSQLYLLHKPYRMLSQFTDSEGRATLSDVIDIPGIYPAGRLDYDSEGLLLLSDNGDLIHRISHPQHKQPKTYRVQVEGQPSDAALQALRKGVTLKDGATLPAKVRRLADSGLPEREPPLNPKRHPDTCWLELTITEGRNRQVRRMTAHIGHPTLRLVRVAIGPWRLDGLAPGQWQCQTLHAPKRPAGHSSPRSRRHK; this comes from the coding sequence ATGAGCCAGCTTTATTTACTGCACAAACCCTATCGCATGCTGTCCCAGTTCACGGACAGCGAAGGCCGGGCCACCCTGTCCGACGTGATCGACATACCTGGCATCTATCCTGCCGGGCGCCTGGACTATGACTCGGAGGGCCTGCTTCTGTTGAGCGATAACGGCGACTTGATTCACCGCATCAGTCATCCGCAACACAAGCAACCCAAGACCTATCGTGTCCAGGTCGAAGGCCAACCCAGCGATGCAGCCTTGCAGGCTTTGCGCAAAGGGGTCACGCTCAAGGATGGAGCAACATTGCCAGCCAAGGTTCGTCGACTCGCGGATTCCGGCCTGCCGGAGCGAGAACCGCCATTGAACCCCAAGCGCCACCCGGATACTTGCTGGCTTGAACTGACAATCACCGAGGGACGCAATCGCCAAGTGCGCAGAATGACCGCACACATCGGCCATCCCACTTTACGCCTGGTCCGGGTAGCCATCGGCCCCTGGAGGCTTGACGGCCTGGCCCCAGGCCAGTGGCAATGCCAGACTCTGCATGCTCCCAAGCGACCTGCAGGCCACTCCTCACCACGTTCAAGGAGGCACAAATGA
- the icd gene encoding NADP-dependent isocitrate dehydrogenase produces the protein MGFQKIVVPEGGEKITANADNTLNVPNNPIIPFIEGDGIGIDVTPAMKIAIDAAVQKAYNGERKIHWMEVYAGEKATQVYDADTWLPEETLEVVKDYVVSIKGPLTTPVGGGIRSLNVALRQKLDLYVCQRPVRWFTGVPSPVKNPGDVDMVIFRENSEDIYAGIEWKAGSAEADKVIKFLREEMGVTNIRFPEGCGIGVKPVSEEGTKRLVRQALQYCIDNDRESLTLVHKGNIMKFTEGAFKDWGYELAKEEFGAELLDGGPWMTFKNPKNGQDIVVKDVIADAMLQQILLRPAEYDVIATLNLNGDYLSDALAAEVGGIGIAPGANLSDTVAMFEATHGTAPKYAGQDKVNPGSLILSAEMMLRHMGWVEAADLVIKGMEAAISKGEVTYDFERLMDNAKLLKCSEFGEAVAANM, from the coding sequence ATGGGTTTCCAGAAAATTGTCGTCCCTGAGGGCGGCGAAAAGATTACCGCCAACGCCGACAACACCCTGAACGTACCGAACAATCCGATCATCCCGTTCATCGAAGGTGATGGTATCGGTATCGACGTGACTCCGGCGATGAAGATTGCAATCGACGCCGCTGTGCAGAAGGCCTACAACGGCGAGCGCAAGATCCACTGGATGGAAGTCTATGCCGGTGAGAAGGCGACTCAGGTCTACGACGCTGATACTTGGCTGCCAGAAGAGACTCTGGAAGTAGTCAAGGATTATGTCGTTTCCATCAAGGGCCCACTGACCACGCCGGTGGGTGGTGGTATCCGCTCTCTGAACGTGGCCCTGCGTCAGAAACTCGACCTGTATGTCTGCCAGCGTCCGGTTCGCTGGTTCACCGGCGTGCCGAGCCCGGTCAAGAACCCGGGTGACGTGGACATGGTCATCTTCCGCGAAAACTCCGAAGATATCTATGCCGGTATCGAGTGGAAGGCTGGCAGTGCTGAAGCCGACAAGGTCATCAAGTTCCTGCGTGAAGAAATGGGCGTCACCAACATCCGCTTCCCGGAAGGTTGCGGTATCGGTGTCAAGCCGGTTTCCGAAGAAGGCACCAAGCGTCTGGTGCGTCAGGCCCTGCAATACTGCATCGACAACGACCGTGAGTCGCTGACCCTGGTGCACAAGGGCAACATCATGAAGTTCACCGAAGGTGCCTTCAAGGACTGGGGCTACGAGCTGGCCAAGGAAGAGTTCGGTGCCGAGCTCCTCGACGGTGGCCCCTGGATGACCTTCAAGAACCCGAAGAACGGCCAGGACATCGTGGTCAAGGATGTCATCGCTGACGCCATGCTGCAGCAGATCCTGCTGCGTCCGGCCGAGTACGACGTCATCGCCACGCTGAACCTGAACGGTGACTACCTGTCCGACGCTCTGGCAGCCGAAGTGGGCGGTATCGGTATCGCTCCGGGTGCCAACCTGTCTGACACCGTTGCCATGTTCGAGGCTACCCACGGTACTGCTCCGAAGTATGCCGGTCAGGACAAGGTCAACCCGGGCTCCCTGATCCTGTCCGCAGAAATGATGCTGCGTCACATGGGTTGGGTCGAAGCTGCCGACCTGGTGATCAAGGGCATGGAAGCGGCTATCTCCAAGGGCGAGGTCACCTATGACTTCGAGCGCCTGATGGACAATGCCAAGCTGCTGAAGTGCTCCGAGTTCGGTGAGGCTGTTGCCGCCAACATGTAA
- the clpS gene encoding ATP-dependent Clp protease adapter ClpS, whose amino-acid sequence MAGMTRPPQPNEEEEGDLATQAADPELARPPMYKVVLHNDDFTPMEFVVEVLRTFFHLDDESAVQIMLTVHTQGKATCGIFTRDIAETKSHQVNQYARECQHPLLSDIESAD is encoded by the coding sequence ATGGCGGGCATGACGCGACCGCCGCAACCGAACGAGGAGGAAGAAGGGGATCTGGCCACTCAGGCGGCTGATCCAGAACTGGCCAGGCCACCCATGTACAAGGTGGTCTTGCATAATGATGACTTCACCCCCATGGAGTTTGTCGTTGAGGTGCTGCGAACTTTTTTTCATCTGGATGACGAGAGCGCAGTGCAGATCATGTTGACAGTGCATACCCAGGGCAAGGCAACTTGCGGTATCTTCACTAGAGATATTGCGGAAACCAAAAGTCATCAGGTCAATCAATATGCAAGAGAGTGTCAGCATCCGCTGCTGAGTGACATCGAGTCAGCAGACTGA
- the clpA gene encoding ATP-dependent Clp protease ATP-binding subunit ClpA yields the protein MLSKELELTLNTAFTVARSKRHEFMTVEHLLLALLDNAAASDVLRACGANLDKLRSDLQDFINSTTPLIPEDQSERETQPTLGFQRVLQRAVFHVQSSGKSEVTGANVLVAIFSEQESQAVYFLKQQNVARVDAVNYIAHGISKVAGHGQSPAPSSPESEEGEEGISESGGNPLTGFATNLNEQARMGKIDPLIARDHELERVVQILARRRKNNPLLVGEAGVGKTAIAEGLAKRIVEEDVPDVIADAVVYSLDMGALLAGTKYRGDFEKRLKGLLGELRKQPNAVLFIDEIHTVIGAGAASGGVMDASNLLKPLLSSGELRCIGSTTFQEFRGIFEKDRALARRFQKVDVLAPSVEDSIRILKGLRSRFEEHHQLKYTDAALECAARLADRYINDRYLPDKAIDVIDEAGAHQRLLPPEMRIDTIDVDQIEAVVASIARIPPKSVSSSDRKLLANLDRDLKMLVFGQDEAIDSLAAAIKLSRAGLKSPDKPVGSFLFAGPTGVGKTEVARQLATIMGVELVRFDMSEYMERHTVSRLIGAPPGYVGYDQGGLLTEAITKQPHCVLLLDEIEKAHPEVFNLLLQVMDHGRLTDNNGREADFRHVILIMTSNAGVEQATRRSIGFQTQDHSTDAMEVIRKTFSPEFRNRLDGIIQFHALPVEVVRNVVDKFLVELQAQLDEKRVQLEVDDEARDWLAEQGYDPDMGARPMARLIQEKLKKPLAEMILFGDLAEHGGVVHVTLENGELSLSTDVELAADTP from the coding sequence ATGCTGAGCAAAGAACTTGAACTGACCCTGAACACGGCTTTCACTGTGGCGCGCTCGAAGCGCCATGAGTTCATGACCGTGGAGCATCTGTTGCTGGCGCTGCTGGATAATGCAGCTGCCTCCGATGTGCTACGTGCCTGCGGGGCCAATCTCGATAAGCTGCGGTCCGACCTGCAGGATTTCATTAATTCCACCACGCCTCTGATTCCTGAGGATCAGAGCGAACGTGAAACCCAGCCTACCCTGGGCTTCCAGCGAGTGCTTCAGCGCGCGGTATTTCACGTGCAGTCATCCGGCAAGAGTGAAGTGACTGGAGCGAATGTGCTGGTGGCTATCTTCTCCGAACAGGAGAGTCAGGCGGTTTATTTCCTCAAGCAGCAGAATGTTGCTCGGGTCGATGCAGTCAACTATATCGCCCACGGCATTTCCAAGGTGGCAGGGCATGGCCAGAGCCCGGCTCCGTCATCTCCTGAATCGGAAGAGGGCGAGGAGGGCATCAGCGAGTCTGGTGGCAATCCGTTGACCGGGTTTGCCACGAACCTCAATGAGCAGGCGCGCATGGGCAAGATCGATCCATTGATTGCGCGCGATCATGAGCTCGAGAGGGTGGTGCAGATTCTGGCCCGTCGGCGCAAGAACAACCCTCTGCTGGTAGGTGAGGCGGGTGTCGGCAAGACAGCCATTGCCGAAGGCCTGGCCAAGCGTATCGTTGAGGAAGACGTGCCTGATGTCATCGCTGATGCTGTGGTGTATTCCTTGGATATGGGAGCGCTGCTGGCAGGCACCAAATATCGTGGCGATTTCGAGAAGCGCTTGAAGGGCCTCCTCGGTGAGCTACGCAAGCAACCCAATGCCGTTTTGTTCATCGACGAGATTCATACGGTCATTGGTGCCGGTGCCGCTTCCGGCGGGGTGATGGACGCCTCCAACCTGCTCAAGCCACTGCTGTCTTCCGGTGAGCTGCGTTGTATCGGCTCCACGACCTTCCAGGAGTTCCGCGGTATTTTCGAGAAAGACCGCGCTCTGGCTCGTCGTTTCCAGAAGGTGGACGTGCTGGCTCCTTCGGTGGAGGATTCCATTCGTATTCTAAAGGGGTTGCGCTCACGCTTCGAGGAGCACCACCAGCTCAAGTACACCGATGCAGCATTGGAGTGTGCGGCACGCCTTGCTGATCGTTATATCAATGATCGCTACCTGCCGGACAAGGCCATTGATGTCATCGATGAGGCGGGGGCCCATCAGCGCTTGCTGCCTCCAGAGATGCGTATCGATACCATCGACGTGGATCAGATCGAGGCAGTGGTAGCGTCGATTGCCAGGATTCCGCCAAAGAGTGTATCCAGTTCTGATCGCAAGCTGCTGGCGAATCTGGATCGTGACCTCAAGATGCTGGTGTTCGGTCAAGACGAGGCCATCGACAGTCTAGCCGCGGCGATCAAGCTATCACGCGCTGGGCTCAAGTCGCCGGACAAGCCGGTTGGCAGTTTCCTGTTTGCAGGCCCTACCGGGGTCGGCAAGACCGAAGTGGCACGTCAGTTGGCCACGATCATGGGCGTGGAGCTGGTACGCTTCGATATGTCCGAGTACATGGAACGCCATACCGTATCGCGTCTGATCGGTGCGCCTCCTGGATATGTCGGTTATGACCAGGGCGGGCTGCTTACCGAAGCCATTACCAAGCAGCCTCACTGTGTCTTGCTGCTGGATGAGATCGAAAAGGCACATCCTGAGGTCTTCAACCTGCTGCTGCAGGTCATGGACCATGGTCGCCTGACCGATAACAACGGGCGCGAGGCCGACTTCCGTCATGTCATTCTGATCATGACCTCCAATGCAGGAGTGGAGCAGGCTACGCGTCGCTCCATCGGGTTCCAGACCCAGGATCACTCTACCGATGCCATGGAGGTGATTCGCAAGACCTTCTCGCCGGAATTCCGCAACCGCCTGGATGGCATCATCCAGTTCCACGCTTTGCCCGTGGAAGTGGTGCGCAATGTGGTCGACAAATTCCTCGTCGAACTACAGGCGCAACTGGATGAGAAGCGTGTTCAGTTGGAAGTGGACGATGAGGCTCGGGATTGGCTGGCGGAGCAAGGGTATGACCCTGACATGGGCGCGCGCCCGATGGCTCGCCTGATTCAGGAGAAACTCAAGAAGCCATTGGCCGAGATGATTCTGTTCGGCGATCTGGCAGAGCATGGCGGTGTGGTTCACGTCACGCTGGAGAACGGGGAGTTGAGTCTGTCTACGGACGTGGAGCTGGCAGCAGACACTCCCTGA
- the infA gene encoding translation initiation factor IF-1, whose product MAREDHIEMEGVVVDTLPNTMFRVELENGHVVTAHISGKMRKNYIRILTGDKVKVELTPYDLSKGRIVYRSR is encoded by the coding sequence ATGGCACGCGAAGACCATATCGAAATGGAAGGCGTCGTCGTCGATACCCTTCCCAACACCATGTTTCGTGTCGAGCTGGAAAACGGCCACGTCGTTACCGCTCACATCTCTGGCAAGATGCGCAAGAACTATATCCGCATCCTGACGGGCGACAAGGTCAAGGTAGAGCTGACACCTTACGACCTGTCCAAGGGTCGTATCGTCTACCGCTCCCGTTAA
- a CDS encoding arginyltransferase: MSSNTPRQPVRDLRFFLTVPHACSYLPDKEATTLFLDPKESPGQAVYDSLTLLGFRRSGQHLYRPHCEGCNACISVRIPVTEFTPNRTQRRLMRRNADLRVTDCQAQFKQEHYDLYARYIITRHHDGDMFPPSHEQYRTFLSLDQPYARMLEFHLDDKLVAVAAFDELHHGLSAIYTFFDPSEAFERRSLGTQAVLTLIQKARHLGLPHLYLGYWIEECQKMNYKSTFSPLERLDGRQWRRLIPL, translated from the coding sequence TTGAGCAGCAATACTCCGCGGCAGCCAGTACGCGATCTGCGCTTCTTTCTCACAGTGCCCCATGCCTGCAGCTACCTGCCGGATAAAGAAGCCACTACGCTGTTTCTCGACCCCAAGGAGTCACCTGGTCAGGCTGTCTATGACTCTCTCACCCTGCTCGGCTTTCGCCGCAGCGGCCAGCACCTCTATCGTCCTCATTGTGAAGGCTGCAACGCCTGCATATCCGTACGCATTCCTGTCACAGAATTCACGCCAAATCGAACCCAACGTCGCTTGATGCGCCGCAATGCCGACCTGCGGGTGACGGACTGTCAGGCCCAGTTCAAGCAGGAACACTACGATCTGTATGCACGCTATATCATTACGCGGCACCACGATGGGGACATGTTCCCTCCTAGCCATGAGCAGTACCGGACATTCCTCAGCCTGGATCAGCCATATGCACGCATGCTGGAATTTCATCTTGATGACAAGCTGGTCGCGGTCGCTGCCTTCGATGAACTTCACCATGGGTTATCGGCCATCTATACCTTTTTCGACCCGAGCGAAGCATTCGAACGACGCTCTCTAGGTACCCAGGCGGTTCTGACATTGATCCAGAAAGCCAGGCATCTTGGTCTCCCACATCTCTATCTGGGTTATTGGATCGAAGAATGCCAAAAAATGAACTACAAAAGCACTTTCTCTCCCCTCGAACGGCTCGATGGCCGCCAATGGCGTCGCCTTATCCCTCTCTGA
- the aat gene encoding leucyl/phenylalanyl-tRNA--protein transferase translates to MLPWLPEHPVQFPPVSDALDDPDGLLAAGGALTCDWLVSAYRRGIFPWYGDDQPILWWSPNPRMVLFPEQVRVRRSLAKRIRNAGFQVTANQAFDHVVAACAAPRTGEPGTWITPEMQEAYETLHRRGIAHSVEVWKQDALVGGLYGVALGPVFFGESMFSLEPDASKVALVHLARGMAHDGGKLIDCQMHTAHLQSMGASSIARTTFIGYLDRWLGEDNLDVTRPDWSFEFIGSAL, encoded by the coding sequence ATGCTGCCCTGGCTCCCCGAGCACCCCGTTCAGTTTCCCCCCGTCAGCGACGCCCTGGATGACCCTGATGGCCTGCTGGCTGCCGGAGGAGCACTCACCTGCGATTGGCTGGTGAGCGCCTACCGCCGCGGTATTTTTCCATGGTATGGCGACGACCAGCCCATTCTGTGGTGGAGTCCCAATCCGCGCATGGTACTGTTTCCTGAGCAGGTACGTGTCCGCCGCAGCCTGGCAAAACGCATCAGAAACGCCGGTTTCCAGGTAACTGCCAACCAGGCTTTTGATCATGTCGTTGCAGCCTGTGCAGCGCCGCGCACAGGCGAGCCAGGCACCTGGATCACTCCGGAAATGCAGGAAGCGTATGAAACACTGCATCGCCGCGGCATTGCGCATTCTGTGGAGGTATGGAAGCAGGACGCCTTGGTTGGGGGCTTGTACGGTGTTGCACTGGGGCCGGTATTCTTCGGTGAATCAATGTTCTCTCTCGAGCCCGATGCATCCAAGGTGGCCCTGGTCCACCTGGCCCGAGGCATGGCACATGATGGCGGCAAACTGATCGACTGCCAGATGCACACCGCACACTTGCAAAGTATGGGAGCCAGCAGCATCGCCCGAACAACCTTCATCGGCTATCTTGATAGATGGTTGGGTGAGGATAATCTCGATGTGACACGACCTGACTGGTCCTTTGAATTCATTGGATCTGCATTGTGA